The following coding sequences lie in one Allorhizobium pseudoryzae genomic window:
- a CDS encoding GntR family transcriptional regulator has protein sequence MEPSAPKPAKRGRPPKVRLSKREPLAHQAAAHLRDLIIRGEMVPGSRIPERELSERIKVSRTPLREALKLLERDGLIEILQNRGARVISFTVEEARELFEVIAGMESLAAQLAAQRITDDELAQLERLHAQMLEHYRNRDKDPYFDVNSRIHDLVVDLSGNGILRSTHADLMLRARRGRYMAIMKPARWSQSVAEHEGLMEALRARDPEAARRVWQLHLNHTGETVCAVLQEQAVETTAG, from the coding sequence ATGGAACCATCTGCGCCGAAGCCTGCGAAGCGGGGCCGACCGCCGAAAGTTCGTCTTTCGAAACGTGAGCCGCTGGCACACCAGGCGGCGGCGCATCTGCGTGATCTCATCATCCGCGGTGAAATGGTGCCGGGCAGCCGCATTCCCGAACGCGAACTCAGCGAACGCATCAAGGTATCGCGCACGCCCCTGCGGGAGGCGTTGAAGCTGCTCGAACGCGATGGCCTGATCGAGATCCTTCAAAACCGGGGAGCAAGGGTCATCTCCTTCACGGTCGAGGAGGCGCGCGAACTCTTCGAAGTCATTGCCGGTATGGAAAGTCTCGCGGCGCAACTGGCCGCCCAGCGCATCACGGATGATGAGCTTGCGCAGCTTGAACGCCTGCATGCGCAGATGTTGGAGCATTACCGCAATCGGGACAAGGATCCCTATTTCGACGTCAACAGCCGGATCCACGATCTGGTGGTGGATCTCTCCGGCAACGGCATTCTGCGCAGCACGCATGCCGATCTGATGCTTCGGGCGCGCCGTGGGCGTTACATGGCCATCATGAAACCCGCCCGCTGGAGCCAATCCGTTGCCGAGCACGAAGGCCTCATGGAGGCGCTGCGGGCGCGCGATCCGGAGGCCGCCCGACGGGTATGGCAGTTGCACCTCAATCATACGGGCGAAACAGTGTGCGCCGTGCTGCAGGAACAGGCTGTCGAAACGACCGCTGGCTGA
- a CDS encoding amidohydrolase family protein, with protein sequence MSAAAPERFDLILDNVTVVTPGQPVARDMAVAVRDGAIMRVAPRHHLGESPTDRRIDGRGGLLMPGLVNTHNHSPLMIVRGMVEDIGFAPAYTKGVPQGHWLSDEETLALSRLGLLEMIRFGCTSIVDYYRKPLALAKAAQEAGIRAFIGGRVMDVDTAALAEGRFQHDPALGEETLADNLTLISDWDGANNGLIRCFYGPHAPDTVSRALFRQISDMSAKDGRQVHTHLAQSRMEIAHMQDREGMRSSDFLEDVGVLNERLVAAHCIFLEEDEIRKLGKAGIQVAHAPIGNASFGAAAPIADLREAGAHITLCTDTKSGDMFEAMRMALASARLRAKETFVFDAATAFDWATTGGAQALGLGQAVGRIEPGFRADLTLLDSRAPNLYPVVDGFGVIAHLGSGANVRTVICDGQVLIDDGRATWADEDEIIATAQSVADRIWQRARAA encoded by the coding sequence ATGTCTGCCGCAGCACCGGAACGGTTCGACCTCATTCTCGACAACGTCACCGTCGTCACGCCCGGGCAGCCCGTGGCCCGCGACATGGCGGTCGCTGTGCGTGACGGCGCAATCATGCGCGTCGCACCCCGCCATCATCTGGGCGAGAGCCCGACCGACAGGAGGATCGACGGGCGGGGCGGTCTGCTGATGCCCGGTCTCGTCAACACCCACAACCACTCGCCCCTGATGATCGTCCGCGGCATGGTCGAAGATATCGGCTTTGCGCCGGCCTATACGAAAGGCGTCCCGCAGGGACACTGGCTGTCCGACGAGGAGACGTTGGCGCTGTCACGGCTGGGTCTCCTGGAGATGATCCGCTTCGGCTGCACCTCCATCGTTGATTATTACCGCAAGCCATTGGCCTTGGCGAAGGCCGCCCAGGAAGCGGGCATCCGCGCCTTCATCGGCGGGCGCGTGATGGACGTGGATACGGCGGCCCTGGCCGAAGGACGCTTCCAGCACGATCCGGCGCTCGGCGAGGAAACACTTGCGGACAACCTGACGCTGATTTCCGACTGGGACGGCGCCAACAACGGACTGATCCGCTGCTTCTACGGCCCGCATGCGCCGGATACCGTCTCACGTGCGCTCTTCCGGCAGATCTCGGACATGTCCGCCAAAGATGGCCGCCAGGTGCATACGCATCTGGCACAGTCGCGCATGGAAATTGCCCACATGCAGGACCGCGAGGGCATGCGCTCCTCTGATTTCCTGGAGGATGTCGGGGTGCTCAACGAGCGCCTTGTTGCCGCCCACTGCATCTTCCTGGAAGAGGACGAAATTCGAAAGCTCGGCAAGGCCGGCATCCAGGTCGCGCATGCGCCGATCGGCAATGCCTCCTTCGGGGCCGCCGCCCCGATTGCCGATCTCAGGGAAGCCGGCGCTCACATCACGCTCTGCACCGATACCAAATCCGGAGACATGTTCGAAGCCATGCGCATGGCGCTTGCCTCTGCACGGCTGCGCGCAAAAGAGACCTTCGTCTTCGATGCGGCCACCGCGTTTGATTGGGCAACGACAGGCGGTGCCCAGGCGCTCGGCCTCGGGCAGGCGGTGGGGCGCATCGAACCCGGCTTCAGGGCGGACCTCACATTGCTCGATTCCCGTGCGCCGAACCTTTATCCGGTCGTTGACGGCTTCGGGGTCATCGCACATCTCGGCTCCGGCGCGAATGTACGGACCGTGATCTGTGATGGCCAGGTGCTCATCGACGACGGCCGGGCGACCTGGGCAGATGAAGACGAAATCATCGCGACCGCGCAGTCCGTGGCAGACCGGATCTGGCAACGAGCGCGGGCTGCCTGA
- a CDS encoding extracellular solute-binding protein, which produces MTKNGPTDLTRRSLLKTGAATATLLATPSILRAQTKELVVGGAASHTKWVEQIVAPAFEKKYGARIIFEGTKSLVNLEKMQSNKAKPYLSVVQMDDPVMIMAVNEGLLTPITAALAPNIAKLRAGAVHMDGMWANYVQPWAGIAYNTKLPGVDSWSKLWDPQFKSKVVIPSLQNTEGMWTLFMAAHLATGKPLAEAQYEIDAAFAKLAELKPNLLSVYSVLTQSFNLLEQNEISMLAGQFSSYALPRKIEGASIDLAAPKEGIFAMPSGICLVKDGPNPELAAAYVNEMLGAEMQTVLAKSTYSLPANTEVKGLDVVPEGVPVFSPDWAFVSKNRASWIEKFDRLMAI; this is translated from the coding sequence ATGACCAAGAACGGACCGACCGACCTTACCCGTCGCAGCCTCCTCAAGACCGGCGCAGCAACGGCCACACTTCTGGCCACCCCTTCCATCCTGCGTGCGCAGACGAAGGAACTCGTCGTGGGCGGCGCCGCAAGTCATACCAAATGGGTTGAACAGATCGTCGCCCCCGCTTTCGAGAAGAAGTATGGAGCACGCATCATCTTCGAAGGGACCAAGTCCCTGGTGAACCTCGAAAAGATGCAGTCGAACAAGGCCAAGCCCTATCTGTCCGTTGTGCAGATGGATGATCCGGTCATGATCATGGCCGTGAACGAGGGTCTTCTGACGCCGATCACCGCAGCTCTTGCGCCGAATATTGCAAAACTTCGCGCCGGTGCCGTGCATATGGATGGCATGTGGGCGAACTACGTGCAGCCATGGGCTGGGATTGCCTACAACACCAAGCTCCCCGGGGTCGACAGCTGGAGCAAGCTGTGGGATCCGCAGTTCAAGAGCAAGGTCGTCATTCCCTCGCTGCAGAACACGGAAGGCATGTGGACCCTGTTCATGGCCGCCCACCTGGCCACCGGCAAGCCGCTTGCCGAGGCGCAATATGAGATCGATGCCGCCTTTGCCAAGCTTGCGGAGCTGAAACCCAATCTGCTGAGCGTCTATTCGGTACTGACCCAGTCCTTCAACCTTCTGGAGCAGAACGAAATCTCCATGCTGGCCGGGCAGTTCTCCTCCTACGCGCTGCCGCGCAAGATCGAAGGCGCGTCCATTGATCTTGCGGCTCCGAAGGAAGGCATTTTTGCCATGCCGTCGGGTATCTGCCTCGTCAAGGACGGGCCGAACCCGGAACTGGCAGCGGCCTATGTCAATGAGATGCTGGGGGCGGAAATGCAGACCGTTCTCGCCAAGTCCACCTATTCCCTGCCGGCCAATACCGAGGTGAAGGGGCTCGACGTCGTGCCGGAAGGTGTACCGGTCTTCAGTCCTGACTGGGCCTTCGTCTCGAAGAACCGTGCCAGCTGGATCGAGAAGTTCGACCGGCTCATGGCGATCTGA
- a CDS encoding ABC transporter ATP-binding protein, protein MYLDVKAITKSYRDNTVLDSLDFSVGKGELVSLLGPSGCGKTTLLRMIAGLVSADSGAIRLAEREVTALPAHKRNVSVVFQNYALFPHLNVRENVGFGLAARGMAKADQKVPVEEALALVRMEHYADRPISALSGGQQQRVAVARALVVAPDLLLLDEPFSALDRKLRETMQVELKALLRSRGITAVFVTHDQEEALAVSDRIAVMNAGRIEQYGGPMELYSKPATSFVLDFVGMSMRMAGMVKAVEGPLLQIATAYGDITAPGNFIAGSKVTVGIRPELVSPGLPDSASDRTNRLTVPLSDVMCLGAKTLIYGTASGDDRLICEEQGASAASLPPIGSPVTFNWAVNDTLVYPAEAVP, encoded by the coding sequence ATGTATCTGGACGTCAAAGCCATCACCAAGAGCTACCGTGACAATACGGTTCTGGATTCGCTCGATTTTTCGGTCGGGAAGGGCGAGTTGGTCTCGTTGCTCGGCCCATCCGGATGCGGCAAGACCACACTGCTCAGGATGATCGCCGGGCTGGTCTCGGCCGACAGTGGAGCGATCCGGCTTGCAGAGCGCGAGGTGACGGCGCTGCCGGCCCACAAGCGCAACGTTTCGGTGGTGTTTCAGAACTACGCGCTTTTCCCGCATCTGAATGTCCGCGAAAACGTCGGCTTTGGCCTCGCGGCCCGGGGTATGGCGAAGGCAGACCAGAAGGTTCCGGTCGAGGAAGCCCTCGCGCTGGTGCGCATGGAGCACTATGCCGATCGGCCGATTTCGGCCCTGTCAGGCGGCCAGCAGCAGCGTGTCGCCGTGGCGCGTGCGCTCGTTGTCGCGCCAGACCTTCTCCTGCTGGATGAGCCCTTTTCGGCGCTCGACCGCAAGCTGCGGGAAACCATGCAGGTGGAACTGAAGGCACTTCTTCGTTCGCGTGGCATCACCGCCGTCTTCGTCACTCACGACCAGGAGGAAGCACTGGCGGTATCGGACCGGATCGCGGTCATGAATGCCGGCCGGATCGAGCAGTATGGCGGCCCGATGGAGCTCTACTCGAAGCCGGCGACGAGCTTCGTCCTCGATTTTGTCGGCATGTCGATGCGCATGGCCGGCATGGTGAAGGCGGTCGAAGGACCGCTCCTGCAGATTGCCACTGCCTATGGTGATATCACTGCGCCGGGCAATTTCATCGCAGGCTCGAAGGTGACCGTGGGCATCCGCCCGGAACTGGTGTCGCCCGGCCTGCCGGACAGCGCGTCGGACAGGACAAACCGGCTCACGGTGCCGCTCAGCGATGTGATGTGTCTTGGTGCAAAGACGCTGATCTACGGCACGGCCTCCGGCGACGACCGTCTCATCTGCGAAGAGCAGGGGGCCAGTGCCGCAAGCCTTCCCCCGATCGGCTCCCCCGTTACCTTCAACTGGGCGGTCAACGACACACTGGTCTATCCGGCGGAGGCCGTTCCATGA
- a CDS encoding ABC transporter permease — protein sequence MSEPITTQARTRGRVKDPFLLLAVPSLLLLGVLFALPILFLLLKSFRGTDGGVSIAGYIAFFSDPYMLTALRRTIVIALETTLLTLVLGYPTAFALARARGLVQTCILIAMILPLSVGVIVKAFAWSIVFRSDGVINKTLLGLGIIDAPLRLLFTETALVIGAANIFLPFMVLPVYAVIRQINPNLGAAAATLGAGPFFRFFRVTLPLTLPGVVAGAAFVFSMAVSMYVIPNLIVGERSQMLSMLIARSFLYLRDEQMGSTMSAVLLVIAAMIVVLSSLILKRLSGRQA from the coding sequence ATGAGCGAGCCGATCACCACACAGGCGCGGACGAGGGGGCGCGTCAAGGATCCCTTCCTGCTGCTCGCCGTTCCGTCGCTTCTCCTGCTCGGGGTTCTGTTTGCTCTGCCGATCCTCTTCCTTCTCCTGAAGAGTTTCCGCGGAACCGATGGGGGAGTTTCGATTGCCGGCTATATCGCCTTCTTCTCCGACCCTTACATGCTGACGGCGCTTCGTCGCACCATCGTGATTGCGCTGGAGACGACGTTGCTGACCCTGGTGCTCGGCTATCCGACAGCCTTCGCGCTGGCGCGGGCACGCGGGCTTGTCCAGACCTGCATTCTCATTGCCATGATCCTACCGCTGTCGGTCGGCGTCATCGTCAAGGCCTTTGCCTGGTCGATTGTCTTTCGCAGCGATGGCGTGATCAACAAGACCTTGCTCGGGCTTGGCATCATCGATGCCCCGCTGCGTCTGCTGTTTACCGAGACTGCGCTGGTGATCGGGGCGGCCAATATCTTCCTGCCGTTCATGGTGCTGCCCGTCTATGCCGTGATCCGGCAGATCAATCCCAATCTCGGGGCGGCGGCTGCGACGCTGGGGGCTGGGCCCTTCTTCCGCTTTTTCCGGGTCACGCTGCCGTTGACGTTGCCGGGCGTTGTGGCCGGCGCTGCATTCGTCTTTTCCATGGCCGTGTCGATGTATGTCATTCCCAATCTCATCGTCGGCGAGCGCAGCCAGATGCTGTCCATGCTGATCGCCCGATCCTTTCTCTATCTGCGCGATGAACAGATGGGCTCCACCATGTCGGCGGTTCTTCTGGTCATCGCAGCCATGATCGTCGTCCTTTCGTCTCTGATCCTCAAGCGGCTGTCCGGGAGGCAGGCATGA
- a CDS encoding ABC transporter permease — MTLTDRIAILLSWLIALLACIYLLTPLIITVIVSFTSSTVYTLPPPDWSLRWYQSMARKPDLLSALWLSVNLALISTVIALVVGTLASLAIVRGRFPGREALATFSVSPLMMPGLVVGVALLQFFREFGLTDAYWSLLLAHIVITLPYVVRTLVAALEKFDFSLIDAAQTLGLPYPKAVLKVLVPGLAPAFLTSGMFAFLASMDNYPISIFLTDAWNKTLPIKMLQYLEETPDPTIAAISTGLIALALVALIVGSRTVGLNRMIH; from the coding sequence ATGACACTGACTGATCGCATCGCGATACTGCTGAGCTGGCTGATCGCGCTTCTCGCCTGCATCTACCTGCTGACGCCGCTCATCATCACGGTGATCGTCTCGTTCACCTCCTCCACCGTCTACACCCTGCCGCCGCCGGACTGGTCGCTTCGCTGGTATCAGAGCATGGCCCGCAAACCGGATCTGCTCTCGGCGCTCTGGCTTTCGGTGAACCTCGCCCTGATTTCCACGGTTATTGCGTTGGTGGTCGGCACGCTCGCCTCGCTTGCCATCGTACGCGGTCGTTTTCCCGGTCGTGAGGCGCTGGCGACATTTTCTGTCTCGCCGCTGATGATGCCGGGTCTGGTGGTGGGCGTGGCGCTGTTGCAGTTCTTTCGGGAGTTCGGCCTCACGGATGCCTATTGGAGCCTGCTTTTGGCGCATATCGTCATTACGCTGCCTTACGTCGTTCGCACACTCGTTGCGGCCCTGGAGAAATTTGATTTCTCGCTGATCGATGCGGCTCAGACGCTGGGCTTGCCGTATCCTAAGGCGGTCCTGAAGGTGCTGGTGCCGGGCCTTGCTCCCGCCTTCTTGACGTCCGGCATGTTCGCGTTCCTGGCCTCGATGGACAATTATCCGATCTCCATCTTCCTCACCGACGCCTGGAACAAGACGCTGCCGATCAAGATGCTGCAATATCTCGAGGAAACGCCGGATCCGACGATAGCTGCCATCTCCACCGGCCTGATCGCCTTGGCACTCGTCGCACTGATCGTCGGTTCGCGCACCGTCGGCCTCAACCGGATGATCCATTAA
- a CDS encoding polysaccharide deacetylase family protein, with protein MTDRRNFIGYRDGYPDIVWPNGGRLAVSFVVNVEEGAELSIADADERNESVYEAREEVIGIPDPCMESHYGYGPRVGYRRIIDALAQHDVPATFSCCGRAAARSPWLVRDVVSRGHEASCHGWRWERLAGMSEVEQRENIARTYEAVRDAAGVAPLGWHTRSASTPDTRRLLVEHGGFLYDSDAYDDDTPYLVSLAGTSHVVLPYAFDTNDMRFQPGGGFVQPEDFTRYCLSAFERLWQEGARIPRMLSIGLHLRIIGRPARIGALETLIDAMAARGDVWFATRAQIASHWRRECGLPDFLPRGGANGRA; from the coding sequence ATGACCGACAGACGCAATTTCATCGGTTATCGCGACGGTTATCCGGATATCGTCTGGCCGAATGGCGGGCGGCTTGCCGTTTCCTTCGTCGTCAATGTCGAAGAGGGTGCAGAGCTTTCGATTGCCGACGCAGACGAGCGCAACGAAAGCGTCTACGAGGCACGCGAAGAGGTGATCGGCATTCCCGATCCCTGCATGGAAAGCCATTACGGATACGGCCCGCGTGTCGGCTATCGCCGGATCATCGACGCGCTCGCGCAGCACGATGTGCCGGCCACCTTCTCCTGCTGCGGCCGTGCCGCAGCCCGTTCCCCCTGGCTGGTGCGCGATGTCGTCTCGCGTGGGCACGAGGCCAGCTGCCATGGCTGGCGCTGGGAGCGTCTCGCCGGCATGAGCGAGGTGGAGCAGAGGGAGAATATCGCCCGCACCTATGAGGCCGTGCGCGACGCAGCCGGCGTGGCCCCGCTCGGCTGGCACACCCGGTCCGCCTCGACACCGGACACCCGCCGCCTTCTCGTGGAGCACGGCGGGTTTCTCTACGATTCCGATGCCTATGACGACGACACGCCCTATCTCGTCAGCCTCGCCGGCACATCGCATGTGGTGCTGCCCTATGCCTTCGATACCAACGACATGCGCTTCCAGCCGGGCGGCGGCTTCGTGCAGCCGGAGGATTTCACCCGCTACTGCCTCTCCGCCTTCGAGCGGCTTTGGCAGGAGGGTGCCCGGATCCCGCGAATGCTCAGCATCGGTCTTCACCTGAGGATCATCGGCAGGCCCGCCCGTATCGGCGCGCTGGAGACACTGATCGACGCCATGGCGGCGCGTGGCGACGTGTGGTTCGCGACGCGGGCGCAGATCGCCAGCCACTGGCGTCGGGAATGCGGGTTGCCCGATTTTCTCCCGCGCGGAGGTGCCAATGGCCGAGCTTGA
- a CDS encoding amidase gives MAELDTHTWGAREIAQAVSAGRMTAVESIRRHLEIIAALNPALNALVAVDAERSLREAERVDARVAAGNVLPLAGVPLIVKDNIWAEGWPITQGSRLFSDFIAPCDAKAVALARAAGAVVVGIGACSELACKGVTNTPLHGITHHPLDRALTPGGSSGGNAAALAVGMAPVALGTDAGGSSRRPPAHCGVVGFKPGQDVVPYGPGFAEPFWGVSVIAPMGRTVDDCALLFSVLTGVQADTPRPLRLAYNPTFGIRSAIDDDVALAIETAVDTLRSAGWALDPVDVVWPEGVSEEVLMPLQHAGLAMLYGDRWTQHPEMFDPDIGAQIKRGLALTGTDVVRALDQSYRLRSALDPLFEDFDLVIGLTTPCTAWPHDRLGPETIGGVPAAPRDHAALTPRFNHAQLPALSLPCGTARNGLPVGMQIVGQRGSDATVLAAARQAETILSHPAT, from the coding sequence ATGGCCGAGCTTGATACCCACACATGGGGCGCGCGCGAGATCGCACAGGCTGTCAGCGCCGGCAGGATGACTGCGGTCGAGAGCATACGCCGTCATCTCGAAATCATCGCGGCGCTTAATCCGGCGCTGAATGCGCTGGTGGCCGTTGACGCAGAACGTTCGCTTCGTGAAGCCGAACGCGTCGATGCGCGGGTGGCTGCGGGAAACGTCTTGCCGCTTGCCGGTGTGCCGCTGATCGTCAAGGACAATATCTGGGCCGAAGGCTGGCCGATCACGCAGGGCTCCCGGCTGTTTTCCGATTTCATCGCGCCTTGCGATGCAAAGGCCGTTGCGCTCGCCCGTGCTGCAGGCGCGGTTGTCGTCGGCATCGGCGCCTGTTCGGAGCTTGCCTGCAAGGGGGTGACGAACACGCCGCTGCACGGCATCACGCATCATCCGCTTGATCGCGCGTTGACGCCCGGTGGCTCATCCGGAGGCAATGCCGCGGCGCTCGCCGTCGGCATGGCGCCCGTCGCGCTTGGCACGGATGCCGGCGGCTCAAGCCGACGTCCGCCGGCCCATTGCGGCGTGGTGGGTTTCAAGCCGGGGCAGGATGTGGTGCCCTATGGTCCGGGTTTTGCCGAACCGTTCTGGGGTGTGTCCGTCATCGCACCCATGGGCCGGACGGTGGATGACTGCGCGTTGCTCTTTTCCGTCCTGACGGGCGTGCAGGCGGACACGCCGCGCCCGCTTCGCCTCGCATACAACCCGACCTTCGGCATTCGCTCCGCCATCGACGATGATGTTGCTTTGGCTATCGAAACGGCGGTCGACACGTTGAGGTCGGCGGGCTGGGCCCTCGATCCTGTCGATGTCGTCTGGCCGGAGGGCGTGAGCGAGGAGGTCCTGATGCCGCTGCAGCATGCGGGCCTCGCGATGCTCTACGGCGACCGGTGGACACAGCACCCGGAGATGTTCGACCCGGATATTGGCGCGCAGATCAAGCGCGGCCTTGCACTGACCGGGACCGACGTCGTGCGGGCGCTCGACCAGTCCTACCGGTTACGCAGCGCGCTCGACCCGCTGTTTGAGGATTTCGATCTCGTGATCGGGCTCACCACGCCCTGCACGGCCTGGCCGCATGATCGGCTTGGACCGGAGACCATCGGCGGCGTGCCCGCCGCGCCGCGCGACCATGCGGCGCTGACGCCACGGTTCAATCACGCGCAACTGCCGGCGCTGTCGCTGCCGTGCGGAACCGCACGAAACGGCCTTCCCGTCGGCATGCAGATCGTCGGGCAACGCGGTTCGGATGCGACCGTGCTGGCTGCGGCGCGTCAAGCCGAAACCATTCTTTCACATCCGGCCACCTGA
- a CDS encoding aspartate/glutamate racemase family protein has product MKILLINPNTSVEMTDRMVATAQSVLAPDAEIVAYTATRGFPYIASRAEAMIAGGITLEMLAEHHHGCDAAVIAAFGDPSLIAARELFEIPITAMAEAAMLTSCMLGERFAMLTFSRTLVAWYEDAVGVTGLTHRCAAIRVPDVSFQSVSTVQYELENEIVALAETTVKENGADVLILAGAPLTGLAQRIAHRVSVPLVDPLAAAVSQAQTLARMKPRAASAGRFARPGPKSAEGLFPPLAAWIEHKPALAQGLGGVSAKLMS; this is encoded by the coding sequence TTGAAAATATTGCTGATCAACCCGAACACCTCGGTGGAAATGACCGACCGCATGGTCGCGACGGCCCAGTCCGTGCTGGCGCCGGATGCCGAAATCGTCGCGTACACGGCAACGCGCGGCTTTCCCTATATCGCCAGCCGTGCCGAAGCGATGATCGCCGGCGGTATTACCCTCGAAATGCTGGCCGAACATCACCATGGCTGCGATGCCGCGGTGATCGCCGCCTTCGGAGACCCCAGCCTGATTGCCGCACGCGAACTCTTCGAGATCCCGATCACAGCCATGGCGGAAGCGGCCATGCTCACCTCCTGCATGCTGGGCGAGCGTTTTGCCATGCTGACCTTTTCGCGCACGCTGGTCGCCTGGTACGAGGACGCGGTCGGCGTCACCGGCCTCACCCACCGCTGCGCCGCGATCCGGGTGCCGGATGTCAGCTTCCAGTCCGTCTCGACGGTGCAATACGAACTGGAAAACGAGATCGTGGCATTGGCGGAAACCACCGTGAAGGAAAACGGTGCCGATGTGCTCATTCTGGCCGGCGCACCGCTGACCGGTCTTGCCCAACGCATCGCGCATCGCGTGTCGGTTCCGCTCGTCGATCCTCTTGCGGCGGCCGTCAGCCAGGCTCAGACGCTGGCGCGGATGAAGCCCAGGGCAGCGAGCGCCGGTCGTTTCGCCCGGCCGGGTCCCAAATCCGCTGAAGGCCTGTTTCCACCGCTGGCCGCCTGGATCGAGCACAAGCCGGCGCTCGCTCAGGGCCTTGGCGGTGTCTCTGCGAAACTCATGTCCTGA
- a CDS encoding aspartate/glutamate racemase family protein: MKSRILLFNPNTSTAVTADMVSLARESAGAWADIEGHTAEFGAPIILNSFDLETAGRAVEAFAERMAETGWPGQGVVIGAFGDPGLASLRLRAPVPAVGFGESAIAAAGVGGRAFSIVTTTPQLEASIRQQVEHCGASDSLRSIRLTPGVPEEVMGSPDRLDRELAQLIDTVMAEDGSQAILVAGGPLSASARRLGARFALPIIDPVTASLARLGEMLHRVQKRGHVG; the protein is encoded by the coding sequence ATGAAAAGTCGCATCCTTCTCTTCAATCCCAACACCAGTACAGCGGTGACGGCCGATATGGTCTCCCTTGCAAGGGAGAGTGCCGGCGCATGGGCCGATATCGAGGGTCACACGGCCGAATTCGGTGCACCCATCATCCTCAATTCGTTTGACCTGGAGACGGCCGGTCGCGCGGTGGAGGCCTTTGCCGAGCGGATGGCCGAAACGGGATGGCCGGGGCAGGGCGTTGTCATCGGTGCCTTCGGGGATCCCGGACTGGCCTCCCTGCGGCTGCGTGCGCCGGTGCCCGCTGTCGGCTTCGGCGAATCCGCCATTGCCGCCGCCGGCGTGGGCGGGCGCGCCTTTTCCATCGTCACGACGACCCCGCAGCTCGAAGCATCAATCCGGCAGCAGGTCGAACACTGCGGCGCCAGCGACAGCCTGCGATCGATCCGGCTGACGCCGGGCGTGCCGGAAGAGGTGATGGGAAGCCCCGACCGTCTGGACCGGGAACTCGCCCAGCTGATTGACACGGTGATGGCCGAAGATGGATCGCAGGCCATTCTGGTCGCGGGTGGACCGCTCTCAGCCTCCGCAAGGCGTTTGGGCGCGCGATTTGCGCTTCCCATCATTGATCCCGTGACGGCGTCGTTAGCTCGGCTGGGCGAGATGTTGCACCGGGTGCAAAAAAGAGGACATGTGGGATGA